The following are encoded together in the Chthoniobacterales bacterium genome:
- a CDS encoding M15 family metallopeptidase: MKQANSAVPAGHVVKIISGTRTYAEQDALYAKGRTAPGFKVTNARAGYSNHNFGVAFDVGIFNGSDYLEDSPLYRKLAPVGKALRLSWGGDWKSIKDEPHYEYPTGLTLAQMRARVAEGHSVI; the protein is encoded by the coding sequence TTGAAGCAGGCAAACTCCGCCGTTCCTGCGGGCCATGTCGTGAAGATCATTTCCGGAACTCGGACCTACGCGGAGCAAGATGCTCTCTACGCGAAGGGCCGCACAGCTCCCGGTTTCAAAGTCACGAATGCTCGTGCCGGTTATTCAAATCATAACTTCGGAGTCGCCTTCGATGTCGGGATCTTCAACGGCTCCGACTACCTTGAAGATTCTCCGTTATACCGCAAACTCGCTCCCGTCGGGAAAGCACTGAGACTGAGCTGGGGAGGCGATTGGAAATCGATCAAAGATGAACCTCACTACGAATATCCGACCGGGTTAACGCTCGCCCAAATGCGGGCGCGGGTTGCGGAGGGTCACTCTGTTATTTGA